The Salicibibacter halophilus DNA window CGGTATTGGTGAATATCCCCAACTTCGGCAAAGAAAGCGGCAATGGTCATGTCGCCTAAGCCTTTGATATCCCTCATTTGTTCGGCGCCAGGGAGATGCTCAAGCTGCTCTGTTAATTGCGCTTCCAATGTTTCGAGTTGCCGAGTGTAAAGGTCATATTGGTCCAGTAACGCCTCCAACTCTTGGCGGGCAAAGTGAAGCCCTTCGGTGATGCCGACACTTTTTTCAGCGGCTTCATGAAGCTTTTGGGCTCGAGCGAACCCGGCGTGTCTCTTGGCATAGGCTTTCCATGTGTCCACGATGGCTTCCGGCGTCGTCTCCACAATCGCTTGGGGAAGAGGAAACGTTCGCAAAGTGGCCAAAGCACTGACGCCATCCCAGGCTTTAAACACCTGCTCAAACTCCGGGAAGTAACGGTTCAGCCAATTTTGAACCCGGCCTTCGGTCTGGTTTTGTAATTGCACGAGCTGATCTCTTAATTTAATGCCTTCTCGCAATTCAGCGTAGATGCCTTCGAGAAGGTTGGGGACAGAGTATCGCCCGTCCTTCACCTGTTTAGCGATGACCATCGCATCTTTAGTGTCGTTTTTACTTGGCGAGTGATCATCGATTTCTTTAAGACGTTTGACGTGCGAGGGATTGACCAACACGAGCTGATGGCCGCACGAGTCAAGATGATCCGCCAAGCTAAACCAGTAGTGGCCAGTGGGCTCCATGCCTACCACCATGTGCGTTTTTTGATGATTCGCTTGATGATCTTCAGCCCAGCGTAGAAGCTTTTCAAAGCCTTCAAGATCGTTGGTGAACATGATGCGTTTCCCAAACTCGAAGCCGCGATCATCAATGGCTCGAGCAACATGTTTGTTCTTAGCGATGTCAATGCCAATGATGAGCGTTTCCGGGGTTATTTGAGCGAGCTTTTCATTTTGTGTATAATTCATGGTGAGTCCTCCTTGGTAGTTATCAATTTAGAGGTCGATGAGTAATCATCGGACACTCCGTACTATACCAAGGGGGCTCTTTTGTGTTCAAAGCTCAATATTTCCCCTAACAGGAATGCTCCAATTACGTGTTTCCATATATTTTTTCTCACCGAACCGGAAATATGTATGTGTTCGGTGAAGAAGATTAGGGGGCGGCAACGATTCGCAAAATATATGGCCATTTTAGCCAACTCTGCCGATAACATGTACTATCGGTGGAATTTCCTGAGCTTGTCCCGATGTTATCGGAGGAATCAAGGGGGTTAAACATGAATTTTTTAAAAATCCTTGAAACATTATCGGACTGAGTTTAAGCAAATGGCCCGAAAAAATAGGAATCGCCCACCCTAATAAGATCATAATAAAGTATGATTAGATTAACATACTCCAAATTAAAGAGATTAAAAATAATCCAGTGGTAGATACCGATACGTATAAAGTTAATTTTTTTAAGTAAGATTGATATGAAGAATAGTAATGTTTAATAAGAGCATCAACAATGAAATAGCAAGTGGAAACAATGTAAGTAATCGTTAAAATTCCAACAACCTCTGTTTCAGGGTTAGAGAATATATTAAATAAAAGAGTGGGGACCATTAGATATAGAATTAATGTATATAAATTGATTAACAATGTACTTTTTAACCCAATCCATTGAAATAATTTCTCAATAATATAACTGAGGGGTATGCCAATAACGATAAGCCCTAATGTAATAAAAAATATATATAATACTAAATTGACAGCTATTGCTGATATATATGTTAGTTCATTAAGAAAAAATGGAAACCCTACACTCATCCCAATAGAACTCACAAATGTACATATAATACCAGCCTGTAATTTCCGATAAATCATATACCCTCCCGTAAATAGTCAGACATGAGTCGGGGCAAAATCCTACAAAAATGAAGAAACCGCATGAAATCAAATTTGAAAACCTTGATTTCATGCGGTTTTATTTTTCACGATTTGTACTAAAATCAAGTAGCCCTCAACTTATATTCCAGCTTCATGTCGGCTAATATGTCAATTATAAATATACGTAGAAAATTCTTGCATTGGAAAAATTGGTAAAAGATGGTGAAACCCTTGATGTTCATGAGTGTGGATTTCATATACTGTTCCATCAGGATTGTTAAGATAAAATTCATGGGAAGGCGCCTGGTCATGTGTACCATTAAATATAGCCATTCCACTCTCATTTATCAAGGATTGATTGAACTTACATTCATAATGTGAGCAAACGAACTGTCATCAGACAACTCATAAATAGAATGATCAGCTTCAGCATCTGCCTGGTCGCGATTAATTTCCTCAAGGTCTTCATCATATCCGATGGTCATGAGGGTTGTGTTGAATTTCTTCTAAATTACTGTTTACATATGCATCCGATCGAGTTCTGAAACTATCCTCTCCATAGCCAAAGCCCCCTGTCGTCGCCACCAAAATAATCATATGTGCAACTTACAGTACACCATGGATTTTCTCCGTATTCCATAGGAATAAATGAAGTATAACGTAAATGCCAGTCATCATCTTGGTTAATGTCGGAAGATAATGAGTTTGACTCTCCGTCTCCTTCTGATGCATTTATGATAACGTTGGTTTCTTTTGGTTCGTATAATGCTTGTTGTTTTTCTTCTTCAGACAATTGAATGTCGTTTTCTTCTAATTCCATTTCAATCTCATCTATTCTATCCTGGGGGAGTTTTTTGTTTCCCACAACTGTATATCGGTACATTTCGTCCTGCTCTATAGTATCATCAACATATTCGTTTCCTTCTACCGTCTCTAAATGTTCTCCATCCCTTAAAATTTCATATTCATTATTTTCGGTCGGGATATCACTCCAATTTAATTCAACTTTATCAGAATAGGTTACTGCAGAAATGTTACTTCTTTCCATTGAGTATGATATTTCTTTATTCGTGGAATTATCTATCAATTCTTCATTATATGAATCAACTTGTTCTTGATCTTTTAGGGTTGGAGTGTTAATCATCGCAGTATCCATTAGCTGTCATTTTCATCATAAGTTTCCAATTTTAATCGATAAACCTCACCAGCGTTAAGATTGTCAACTACGTAATTATTTTGTTCTCCTCTCCAAACTTCTTCCTCTTCTTCACCGTTGGTTACTCAGTTTGTAGAAATCACCAGTGTCTTCCCAGCTCAAATTAATCGCTTATCTCATTATCCAAGGAGACAAATGGTGTGTATTGCCAGTACCTCAGGGCGGGGGAAGAGCCAGAACCTCTCACATGACGTACCCTCTGCCTAAAATTGCTGCCCAATTCCCTAAATGATGGTTAACCAATTCAATCATAAAATCTCTTCGTCTAAGCATTAAAGGAAGAACGTTTCAAATACCTTATAAGATGTGAATAAAAGGTTAATTTTTTAAAACCTTTGTCGAATTAGCGTAATCATTTCGGCACGAAATTCTTCAAAACATCTTGACCATCTACATGAAAACGTTTTAATATATAAATCAGGTCATCAGATGACCTGATTTATATTGGTTAACAGTGATCCTTTAATAAAGAAAGAATAGAATTTAAACATAGGACAAATGGGGAATAGACGTTGTTATTAATAGTAGCGCTAAGTGCGATTATTGCACCCTTTACTTTTCTTGTTTTATTCAGAATGTCTGCAATGAAAGGAATGACCTTAAGTGCAATAATTGTTACTTTGCTAGCGATTACAGTTTGGGGGATGGAAGGACGTGTTGTTTTATCTTCCGTTTTTCAAGGCGTACATACAACTTTAACCATTCTATTTATCTTATTTGGAGCACTGGTGCTGTTAAATACACTGCGAAACAATGGGGCTGTAGAGCGAATTAATCAAGGTTTTCAAACAATCTCAGCTGATATGCGTGTGCAGGTTATTATCGTGGCGTTTTTATTTGGTTCTTTAATCGAAGGTGCTGCCGGATTTGGTACGCCTCCAATGGTTACTGCTCCTTTACTGCTCGCCTTAGGATTTAAACCTTTAGCTGCTGTTGTCACAGCATTAATTGCTGATAGTTCTGCTGTTGCATTTGGTGCAGTGGGGACACCGATATTTGTTGGGTTGAGTAATATTTCCGGTGTAGATGCAAATTTTTTTCAAGATATCGGAATGAATGTAACATTCATTGATTTATTTGCAGGAACGTTTATCCCATTTATAACTGTCGTTGTTTTAACGATTTTCTTTGGAAATGACAAAGGTTTGAATGATGCTTTTTCAATGCTTCCTTGGACATTGCTTATTGGCATAACATATACAGGCTCTGCATTATTGTATGCTATGCTATTCGGTCCAGAATTTGTAGCTATTTTGGGATCTTTGACAGGATTAATGGTCGCGACATATACAGCAAAAAAAGGATGGTTGTTACCGAAGGAAGAATGGAGAGATGCTTTAAAAGAGGACTTCAAACAACGTTTTGAAAAATCCCATATGAGCTTAATCTCGGCATGGTCTCCTTATTTCATTGTCGTAGCTTTGCTGCTGCTTACACGAATTGTTCCCTGGTTGCAGGATTTCACAATGACAGCCATTGATCTGACTTGGCATAATATTCTTGGTGTAGAAGGGATTACGTCTGAATGGGAATTGCTGTACTCTCCGGGTATGATACTCATTATAGCAGCCATACTTTCAGTTATCCTTCAACGCAAGGCTTTTAGCAATTTTACTAAAGCATCGAAGAAATCATTGTCAACAATAAAAAGTACTGGATTAACCTTAATAGCTACACTTTCTATGGTCCAAGTGTTTAGTAATTCTGGTATAAATATAAATGACCTTATGAGCATGCCGGAACTTATTGCAATAGAACTTGCAAACGGATTTGGAGGGATGTGGATCTTCGCTGCTCCATTCCTAGGTGAGGTAGGTACTTTTATAACGGGGAGCGCAACAGTCTCTACAATGACTTTCTCAGAAATTCAAAATAATATTGCTGCTTCAATAGGGTTGGACAAAAATGTTATTTTAGCAGCCCACCTTGTCGGATCCGGGGCAGGCAACATGATAGCTATTCATAATGTTGTAGCTGTAAGTGCTGTGGCCGGGATGAATGGAGAAGAAGGGAACATTATTCGCAAAACATTAGGACCAGCGATATTATATGCTATATTAGCGGGGTTAGGCGCATTTGTATTAATAATCATTTAGTTGCTAACAGATCTTTTTCACGTTTTTACGTAGCTGATACTTTAAATAGGTCGAACAGCTATGGGAGTATGACTTGTATGTCCTTTAAAATGGGCAAATAGGAAGGAACGTGAAATCATGGAATATAAACCGATTCGGACGAAGAAAGTTTATGAAGAAGTAGCAGAATCGCTGATTGATAGGATAAAAAAAGGAACGTTGACCTCTGGTGACAAATTGGATTCTGTGGAGCAGCTGGCAAAAAGTTTTGAGGTCGGCCGGCCGGCGATTCGGGAGGCGCTTAGCGGGCTCCGGACGATGGGAATTGTGGAAATGCGGCAAGGGGAGGGTACATATGTTAGAACATTTGATGCATCGAAATTCACCTTGCCGGTAACGACAGCATTTTTGATGAAACAGGAAGATGTCAAAGAGCTGTATGAAATGAGGAAAATTTTAGAAGTTGGAGCGGCCGGTCTTGCTGCCAAGCACCACCAGGTGGAAGATTTACTTCCTATCCAAAATGCACTGGATAAAATGAAGAATACCAAAGGGGATGATGAACTTGCTGAAATAGCGGATCTTGATTTTCATCTGGCCATTGCAAAAGCTACTCATAATCAGATGCTCATCTATCTAATGAGCAGTGTATCGGAAATGATGGCAGAAACCATCCGGGAAACACGCAGATTATTATTGTATTCCGAGGGAAGATCGGAGGTATTATTCGATGAACATACGTTAATTTTTAATGCCATTAAGAGGAGACGCCCGGAACAGGCAGAGCAATATATGTATGATCACTTGGCAGTCGTAGAGGAATTATTATTTAAACATATAGAATGAGGGGATGAAAGGGGGTGGTTCTGCTGTTTTTCTGGATAACATTACAGGCGGGAGAACCTAACCTGAGTGGTTTTGCCCTCCCCCAGAATAGTATATTTCAAAATATAAACCATGTCTTTACGAGGCGTTGCGCAAAACCAACCGTTTAGATGACAAGGAGCATTAACCTAGCGTGCCTAACATCGACGGTGCGACACAAGCTGGGACCAACACAACAGACTGGTGATTTGTCCCTGATACAGACACAATCATAACGAGGAGGAAGAACATGAACGACAACGACACAACGAACGACGTGATTCTTATCGGTGCCGGCATCGTGAGTGCAACGCTCGCCACGCTTTTAAACAAATTAGAGCCGGAGTGGCATATCACCCTGTTCGAGAAGCTCGACGCCGCGGGAAAAGAAAGTTCAAATGAATGGAATAACGCTGGAACCGGACACGCGGCTCTTTGTGAGCTGAACTATACCCCCGAGCAGCAGGACGGATCTATCAGTATAGACCGAGCGGTCGAAATTAATGAACAATTCCAGATTTCCAGGCAATTCTGGTCACATCTGGTCGAGCAGGGTGACCTCCGCAGTCCCCAGGAGTTTATTCGCCCTCTGCCTCACATGAGCTTTGTTTACGGAGAGGATCATGTGGCATTTCTTAAAAAGCGGTTTGACGCCCTGGCCGACCACCCCCAGTTTCAGGGGATGGCGTTTTCCGAGGACCCCGAACGAATAAAGGAATGGATGCCTTTAATGATGGAGGGCCGTACCTCCGAAGAACCGGTAGCGGCAACAAAGTTCGACCACGGCACCGACGTTAATTTTGGGGAAATGACACGGCAATTGCTGAACAACCTGGATCAGCAAAGCAACGTAGATGTCCGCTATAATCATTCCGTCGATGATATCACCCAAAGGAAAGACGGAACGTGGGAAGTAACGGTACAAAACCTTGAAAAGGAATCGCTCGAAGAACATACGGCTTCCTTCGCCTTTATCGGCGCTGGGGGCGGCGCCCTGCCATTACTTCAAAAAACGGGCCTTCCCGAAAGCAAGCACATCGGAGGATTTCCTATTAGCGGCGAATTCCTCGTCTGTGACCGTCCAGAGGTGGTCCGTCAGCATCATGCCAAGGTGTATGGCAAAGAGCCAGAGGGCGCCCCGCCGATGACCGTCCCCCATTTGGACCGGCGGCACATCGAAGGGAAAGACACGCTGTTATACGGTCCGTTTGCCGGATTCACCCCCAAATTTTTAAAGGCTGGCTCACCGATGGATCTGTTTGGATCGGTAAAGCCGACGAATGTCCTGACAATGCTCGCAGCCGGCGCCAAGAATACCCCCCTGCTCAAATATTTGGCGCAGCAGCTGACCAAGTCCAAAAAGGGCCGGGTGGAGGAGCTTCGGCATTTTGTGCCAAATGCGTCAAGTGAAGACTGGGATCTCCTGGTAGCAGGGCAGCGTGTCCAATTGATTGAAGACACGGAGGCCGGCGGCAGAGGAGCCCTGCAGTTTGGAACCAAATTGATTCACGCTAACGACCGCTCCATGGCGGCCCTTCTCGGCGAATCGCCAGGAGCTTCGGTGTCCGTTTCAATTATGCTGGAAGTCCTGAACTCATGCTTTCCCGAGTATCTTGAGTCATGGGAGCCGAAACTCAAAACAATCATTCCTTCCTACGGCCAGTCCCTGGAGGATCATCCTGAGCTGCTTGATCAGGTGCATGCTTCTACGTCACGCACCCTCGGTTTGACAGACCCAGTGATATAAACAAAGCGACCCTTGAATAACGATCAGCCAGATGGAAAAGGAAGCATCATTGGTCATTGGGCCGATGGATGCTTCCTTGATTTTTGATAACTACGGCTCCCCCATGGAATGCATCGATCATCATCGTTGCCCTATCTTGTTTATTTTGCACGCCCCCCGAAATGGTGGAATAGACTTGTAATCCTTGTGTGACAATGGTTTCAGATGGATTCTTTAATTGGATCTTAATGAAACATAATTTATTTTCATTTTAGTCTTGATTTTTCGAGGCTTTGTGCAAAAACACCCATATTATTACCGGAAAACTATTATCGGCAGAGTTGGCTAAAATGGCCATATATTTTGCGAATCGTTGCCGCCCCCGATTAGCGTTTCACAAAGTTTCCTTTCGGCTTGCGCCGCTATATCCTTTTTCGTTTGGACAACAAAAAACACCCCCTAAGCAACTAGGCCTAGAGGGCGTTTGTTCATTCGTTATCTTCTTTGTGTTTATGCGTCACACCAACATTTTAAAAGTATGGCGGAGGAGGAGGGATTCGAACCCCCGCGGGGCGTTAACCCCCTGGCGGTTTTCAAGACCGCTCCCTTCAGCCGGACTTGGGTACTCCTCCGTATGTAATTTTGTCAGTGACAAAGACCATAATAGCATGTCCGGATCATGAATGCAACATGATCCGGTAATTTTTTTTGCGAAAAACCAGGTCCCATTTTTAATCGATCTTTTCATATAGGTCGCCAGAACGTTGTGCATGTGCAATCGTTGCCGCCAAACCGTCTTCGAGCGACGTTTCAGGTTTCCACGTAAAGTTCGTGCGCAATTTGCGATTGTCCAGGTAACTTTTCTCGATGTCGCCCGCTCTTTCTCCCATATAGAGAGGATGGTAGCTCTGATCCATAATCGCGGACAACTCGCGTAGCAACGTTTCAATGCTCGTTTCTTGCCCCGTGCTTACATTATAAACCGGATCCCCTCCGGACTCGCTCGGTGCTTCGAACAAACAACAGAGAATCGCGCTCGCCACATCTTTCACATAGATGAAATCCCTTGTTTGTTTGCCGTCTCCATAAATGCCGGGTTGATCGCCATTCAATAACTGTTCCACAAAAATAGTGATAACGCCGGCTTCCGTATCGACACTTTGCCTTGGACCATAAACGTTGGCAAACCGTAAAATTCGGGCATCGATATCGTACAACCGCTGATACGCTTTTACATACTCTTCGCCGGCATATTTCGATACGCCATACGGAGACAACGGTCCAACCGCCGCGTCTTCTGTAATCGGCAACGTTTCTTGATCGCCGTACACCGCTGCGGACGACGCGTAAATGAAACGGCCCACTTCATACGTCTTCATTAATTCCAACACGTTCACCGTGCCATGAATATTGATGTTCGCATCATGCCCCGGAGCTTCCAGAGAAGGACTTGCTTTGCTTTGCGCAGCCAGATGGATGACCCCGTCAATGTCATGGTGTTGACGGAAAATTTGCTCCAGACCATCCCGGTCTGTAATATCTACATCAAAAAAATGCGTGTTTTCGCCCGGGTTCACGTGCGCACTTCGCCCGGTGCTCAAATTATCGGCAATGAGCACCGTTTTTTCCTGTTCAACCAGCGCATCGACAACATGCGACCCAATGAACCCGGCTCCACCTGTGACAAGTATTTTTTTCATATGCATATCCTCTTTTTCAAGGGTTATATTACCGCTACTGGTTATCAAAGGTTGCCCTGTCTTTTTTCTCCATAGACGACGTACTTTTTTTTTCTGTCGTAGTCCCTTCTGTTTTGGACATATCAAATAAAACAGCGAACGTTTTCAGTAAGATGATGATATCCAACCAGAAACTGTAATTGCGAATATAATACAAGTCAAACCGTAATTTATCGATCGCTTCCGTACTGTATTTCCCCATGATCTGGGCATAACCGGTAATACCCGGTTTTACTGTATTACGGTAGCTGTAATGATAATACTGTTCGGAAAGCTGTTTAATGAAAAATTCGCGCTCCGGCCGCGGACCAACCAAGGACATATCGCCTTTTAACACGTTAAACAATTGCGGAAGCTCATCCAGTCGCGTGGCCCGGATCCATTTTCCAATCCTTGTAATCCGGTTGTCGTTTTCGGTAGACAACATGGGACCGGTCCCGTTTTCCGCCCCTTCAATCATGGAACGGAATTTGTAGACGATAAACGGTTGATCGCCCTGCCCGAGCCGCTCCTGTTTATAGATGATACTGCCCTTCGGACTCTCAAGTTTGATGCCTAGCGTTACCAAAAGCAACAGAGGCGAAGCGACCAGCAACATCGACCCGGAAGCGACGATGTCAAACGTTCGTTTGATCAGCTTCTCATCCCACGTTAAACCGAACGGTTTCACCGACATGGCCAACGTATCCTCAAGCGGCGTCACCTGCGACCGTTGCATGAGCAATTCATATAATGTTGGAATGACATAAACGACTTTGTTGCCTTCCATCGCGTGATATATGATTTGTGATTTTTGTTCTTTGCTGATGTTTGGACATAAAAGCACATAATCCACTTGGCGGAAGAAAGACGTCACAAGACCGATCGGTGTATCGGCTTCAATATGTTTGACGTGCGTCCCTTGCAACATCGGATGCTTGACTTTCGACATCATTTTTTGCGCTTCTTCGCCATCTCCGATTAAAAGAACCTTCCCGACGACATTGCGCCGAATGAACTTTAAATATAATGATTTCCAAAAAACCATGAATAAAACCGTGAAGATGCTGGCAATTAATATAATGGAACGCGGAAGGGCAAACTCTCTAAACAAGTAAGAAGCAGCCATCGTTAAGAAAGCCATAAAAGACACAGCAATAAGTATCTTCAACAGCACATCCCAAATCGTATTTTTGCGACTCAATGCATACAATTCATATACGGAAATAAAGAATAAACCGATCAACAAGATCCACGGCAATAAAGCCACAAACGATGACCAGTTTTCCGCCGGAAATCCGTTGTACCGAATATAAAATGCACTTATATAGGCTGCCAAAATACAGAAGAGGTCAACCAATATGATAAAAAATTTATAATTTCTCGATTCACTGTTATCCGGCATTCTTACCTCTCCCACTAGATGCTGTAAATAAATTCCTGTATCTAATATATTCGCTCATGTAATCATTAATATTAAACAGTTGAACCATTGATTATGCATTTATACCATACCAAAAATACATGTAAAAGAAAACTGCAAATTCTGCATAGAATCTACAAGATGATGACAATTTGTGACCGCCCCATGACCATTTTAATAACCGAGGAAAAATAAGCCCTGTCATACACGCCAATGTTTTCCGCCTTGAAAATTGTATGGGCTATTATGGATAAAATGTGTAATTTTTTAGGAATGCGAGCACTCGGCAGGGAAAAAATGACTCCGGCGGTGAACCGGAGCCACATGCAAATTGCTACCTTCTATCTAAGTCCCACGCATGAGCAAGAGCATCAGCCGTAATACGGCCTAATTCATCTCTTCCTTCAGCACTTCCCAACGTCTCTGCATCGACCGCATTGTCGATAAACAATAACTCTAACAATATCGCTGACATGGTTGTATTGCGCAACACGCTAAAGTTTTCCTGTTTCATGCCTCGGTCGTTTGCGTCTAACTCATTGGCGATATACTGATGGACTTCCTGTTGCTTTTCAATGGTTGTATTGGACACATTGCCATTAAAAATAAAGCTTTCAAAACCACTCGCTGAGCCATTAAAAGCATTATTGTGCACGCTAACGAAATAATCAGCGCCCCAATCATTCGCCATAGCTGCTCTATCTTGCAGCTCAATAAACTCGTCCGTTGTTCGTGACATCATCACGTCAACGCCATGATATTCTTCTTCTAATACCTCAGCGGCGTGGAGTGATATATCAAGCACAACATCTTTTTCGAGTAATCCATTACCGGTACCACCGGAGTCATGAGCCCCGTGGCCGGGATCGATGAAGATTTGGACTTGGTCATCAGGGTTCCCATTGGTTACGAGGCTTCCGCTGACGTATGTCGGACCACTGACATCATCATGTTGGATTCTATACCAGCCGTCAATTTCATGCACGATAGTGATTTGTTCACCACGTGGGATGGAACTGACTTGATCATAAGATGTGCCGGGACCTTCACGTACGTTTAAGGAAATGTCAGCGTCTACATAGCCGATATATGGCTCGAATGCTTCGGATATTGCTGCTAAAGTACGCTCATCTGCGATACCACTAACGGGCAAACCATGAGCGGATTGGAAGTCTTCTACTACCCCTTCAGTGACGCTACCGTAAACCGTAGAGGGGGATGATGGGAAGTTCCCAAAGCCTAAAGCGGTTAAATCTTCTTTTAACTCAACGACATAGTCTCCACTGTTTCCATCTTGATAGGGAGAAGCTAAAATCTCATCCAATTTTGTTGACGTTCTATCATCAACGATTCCATTTGTTATTAGGCCATAATAGGCTTGAAAATCTTTCACTACGCCCTCGGTTACACTACCGTAAACTGTAGAGGGGGACGATGGGAAATTCCCAAATCCTAACGTGGTTAAATTTTCTTTGAGTGCCACCACATCGTCTCCGCTATTACCATTTTGATACGGCGAAGCGTGAACGTCCTCCATTTTCTCCAATGTCGCTTCATCCGCGATGCCGGTCGCTTCCAGGCCATAGTAGGCTTGAAAACCCTCAACCACCCCTGCAGTTACAGAGCCGTAGACCGTAGATGGATCCGAAGGGAAGTTCCCAAATCCTAACGCCGTCAAATTCTGCTTAAGCTCGACAATATGCTCACCACTGTCTCCATCTTGATACGGTGGGGCGAGAAGGTCGCTGATGGTTGCCAGTGTTATTTCATCCGCGATACCGCTCACCGGCAGCCCTTGCGCTTCTTGGAAATCCTTCACCACCCCTTCTGTTACACTGCCGTAGACGGTCGATGGATCCGAAGGGAAGTTTCCGAACCCTAACGTGGTTAAATCTTCTTTAAGCGCCACCACATCGTCTCCGCTGTTTCCATCCTGATACGACGATGCGAAAACTTCTTCCATTTTCTCTAGTGTCGCTTCATCCGCGATGCCGGTCACTTCCAGGCCATAGTAAGCTTGAAAGTCCTCTACAACGCCTGCAGTCACGCTGCCATAGTTCACCGATGGTTCTGAAGGGAAGTTCCCAAATCCTAACGCGGTCAAATCCCGCTTGAGGTCCACGATATGCTCGCCACGATCACCATCTTGGTACGGTGGGGCGAGAAGATCGCTGATCGTTGCCAGTGTTATTTCATCCGCGATACCACTCACCGGCAGCCCTTGCGCTTCTTGGAAATCCTTCACCACCCCTTCTGTTACACTGCCGTAGACGGTCGATGGATCCGAAGGGAAGCTCCCGAACCCTAGCGTGGTTAAATCTTCTTTAAGTGCCACCACATCGTCTCCACTGTTTCCGTCTTGATATGACGATGCGAAAACTTCTTCCATTTTCTCTAGTGTCGCTTCATCCGCGTTACCGGTCACTTCCAGGTCATAGTAAGTTTGAAAGTCCTCAACCACCCCTGCAGTTACAGAGCCGTAGACCGTGGATGGCGATGAAGGAAAGTTCCCAAACCCTAACGCGGTCAAATCCTGCTTAAGCTCGATAATATGCTCACCACTGTCTCCATCTTGGTACGGGGGAGCGAGAAGGTCGCTGATCGTTGCCAATGTTATTTCA harbors:
- a CDS encoding IS110 family RNA-guided transposase, producing the protein MNYTQNEKLAQITPETLIIGIDIAKNKHVARAIDDRGFEFGKRIMFTNDLEGFEKLLRWAEDHQANHQKTHMVVGMEPTGHYWFSLADHLDSCGHQLVLVNPSHVKRLKEIDDHSPSKNDTKDAMVIAKQVKDGRYSVPNLLEGIYAELREGIKLRDQLVQLQNQTEGRVQNWLNRYFPEFEQVFKAWDGVSALATLRTFPLPQAIVETTPEAIVDTWKAYAKRHAGFARAQKLHEAAEKSVGITEGLHFARQELEALLDQYDLYTRQLETLEAQLTEQLEHLPGAEQMRDIKGLGDMTIAAFFAEVGDIHQYRHPKQLISLAGLDLKENSSGLYKGQTTISKRGRRRLRRILFLAIRPLVNHNDTFRALHHELTQRSDRPLTKMQSLIALCGKLLKVLFVIGQRECPFDGAKLLQDRKCSQTQAA
- a CDS encoding L-lactate permease, which encodes MLLIVALSAIIAPFTFLVLFRMSAMKGMTLSAIIVTLLAITVWGMEGRVVLSSVFQGVHTTLTILFILFGALVLLNTLRNNGAVERINQGFQTISADMRVQVIIVAFLFGSLIEGAAGFGTPPMVTAPLLLALGFKPLAAVVTALIADSSAVAFGAVGTPIFVGLSNISGVDANFFQDIGMNVTFIDLFAGTFIPFITVVVLTIFFGNDKGLNDAFSMLPWTLLIGITYTGSALLYAMLFGPEFVAILGSLTGLMVATYTAKKGWLLPKEEWRDALKEDFKQRFEKSHMSLISAWSPYFIVVALLLLTRIVPWLQDFTMTAIDLTWHNILGVEGITSEWELLYSPGMILIIAAILSVILQRKAFSNFTKASKKSLSTIKSTGLTLIATLSMVQVFSNSGININDLMSMPELIAIELANGFGGMWIFAAPFLGEVGTFITGSATVSTMTFSEIQNNIAASIGLDKNVILAAHLVGSGAGNMIAIHNVVAVSAVAGMNGEEGNIIRKTLGPAILYAILAGLGAFVLIII
- a CDS encoding FadR/GntR family transcriptional regulator, producing MEYKPIRTKKVYEEVAESLIDRIKKGTLTSGDKLDSVEQLAKSFEVGRPAIREALSGLRTMGIVEMRQGEGTYVRTFDASKFTLPVTTAFLMKQEDVKELYEMRKILEVGAAGLAAKHHQVEDLLPIQNALDKMKNTKGDDELAEIADLDFHLAIAKATHNQMLIYLMSSVSEMMAETIRETRRLLLYSEGRSEVLFDEHTLIFNAIKRRRPEQAEQYMYDHLAVVEELLFKHIE
- the mqo gene encoding malate dehydrogenase (quinone), giving the protein MTRRKNMNDNDTTNDVILIGAGIVSATLATLLNKLEPEWHITLFEKLDAAGKESSNEWNNAGTGHAALCELNYTPEQQDGSISIDRAVEINEQFQISRQFWSHLVEQGDLRSPQEFIRPLPHMSFVYGEDHVAFLKKRFDALADHPQFQGMAFSEDPERIKEWMPLMMEGRTSEEPVAATKFDHGTDVNFGEMTRQLLNNLDQQSNVDVRYNHSVDDITQRKDGTWEVTVQNLEKESLEEHTASFAFIGAGGGALPLLQKTGLPESKHIGGFPISGEFLVCDRPEVVRQHHAKVYGKEPEGAPPMTVPHLDRRHIEGKDTLLYGPFAGFTPKFLKAGSPMDLFGSVKPTNVLTMLAAGAKNTPLLKYLAQQLTKSKKGRVEELRHFVPNASSEDWDLLVAGQRVQLIEDTEAGGRGALQFGTKLIHANDRSMAALLGESPGASVSVSIMLEVLNSCFPEYLESWEPKLKTIIPSYGQSLEDHPELLDQVHASTSRTLGLTDPVI
- a CDS encoding SDR family NAD(P)-dependent oxidoreductase, translating into MKKILVTGGAGFIGSHVVDALVEQEKTVLIADNLSTGRSAHVNPGENTHFFDVDITDRDGLEQIFRQHHDIDGVIHLAAQSKASPSLEAPGHDANINIHGTVNVLELMKTYEVGRFIYASSAAVYGDQETLPITEDAAVGPLSPYGVSKYAGEEYVKAYQRLYDIDARILRFANVYGPRQSVDTEAGVITIFVEQLLNGDQPGIYGDGKQTRDFIYVKDVASAILCCLFEAPSESGGDPVYNVSTGQETSIETLLRELSAIMDQSYHPLYMGERAGDIEKSYLDNRKLRTNFTWKPETSLEDGLAATIAHAQRSGDLYEKID